The stretch of DNA TAAGTAACTTGGAAATCAGAAATGAGGAATAGAAGTCAGCTTCTTCCTGAGAAGAAGAGGGGGTCTAGATACTACCTGCCACCCAGTgcattcacttctctccatcaaTTAATAATAGCAAGTCCTTAGAGATTGGGAGAACATGGACCAATCTGGCTaattatgtgccaagcactttgAGCCCTCAACTGTAAACAATCAGCGTGTGCTTTCCAGCCTTTTAGTTTTCAATCCCAGGTCAGTGGGCTCCATACATGTGTCTCCTCCTTCCAGAGCCGTCTGCTTGAGGACACCCATACCAGCATCTGTCTTCCTGCCAGTCCTGGAAACAAAGCCTCAGTCCTCACCAAGCtccaggcaggggagaggcaTCCAGCTCTGCAATCCTCCATCCTCCTCCAGCAGGGACACAGTACAGACCAGTGAGTAGGAAGTAGAGTGGGAGAGACTGAAtgcaggagggacagggagagcatTGTTCCCTCTTCAGCAGACCACTGGGACAGTTGGGATAGCCAGACTGGAGGGGACCAAATTGCAAAGAATGAACGCAAAGGCCTATAAAAGTGTTGTTGGTTCTGGCAGGGACCCTAGCACTCTTATTtagatttctatttttgtctcaTGTTAGTTCTATTTCTCCTGGGAATTTCCCCATCAGAACAAGAAATAGGTCCTTTATAACTGTTCTCTGAGTCCTCCACATGATCAtgaaggtgatgatgatggtgaggatggaaatgaTGTCAGTAAACACAATGTTGCAAACCTTTAGCAAGGGACTCCAAGTGCCAGACACAGATGAAATTTCTATGTAGTTTGAAAACTTTCATCTGCATTACCACCCCCAGAAAGACAGCAACATGTATTATCATCATTTCAGAGTTAAGAATAAGAGcataatatttttttcacttcctgattttctttatttatttttgccttcaactcaccttttaaaatttttttatttaatttccagttaggataagaaagggaaaaaaaggggggttggaatcagaggggagatgaaccatgagggactggaCTACAGGAACAAcctgagagttttagaggggagaggggtggaagtATGGAatagccaggtggtgggtattaaggagggcatgtattgcatggagcactgggtgttatacgcaaacaatcatggaacattacatcaagaCTACTGATACACTGcaaggtgactaacataacaaaaaaaataaattgccattggttaacatacattgtactgttagtttcagttgtacaatatgttgattcaacatttccattcgttacccagtgctcatcaggacaagtccCTCTTTAATCCCTTtaactatttcacccatcctcccacccacctcccctctggtaaccatcagtttgttttctatagttaagagtctgtttcttggttttcccctctctctctctttcccccctcctttgctagtttgttttgtttcttaaattccacatatgagtgaaatcatatggtagtaGTTAGTCTCTTTAtgactgacttcttttgcttagtataatactctctagctccattgcAAATCTCATTCCTTTGAAGGCTGgctagtattctattgtatacatacagcacatcttccttatgcattaatcagtcgatggacacttgggctgtttcccaAAAACACTGTTGTTGAAAATGCTTCtatgaacatcagggtgcatgtattcctttgaatcaatattttaaaaaaatattttatttatttatttgacagagagagagagtaagagagggaacacaagccaggggagtgggaaaaagagaagcaggcttcctgctaagtggGAAGCCTAAGGTAGGACTTGATatcaggactcagagatcatgacctgagccgaagattgATGCCTAACAATTGAGCCACGCTGGTGCCCCATGgatcagtattctttttttttttttttaagattttatttatttatttgtcagagagagggggagagagcgagcacaggcagacagagaggcaggcagaggcagagggagaagcaggctccctgccgagcaaggagcccgatgtgggactcgatcccaggacgctgggatcaagacctgagccaaaggcagctgctcaaccaactgagccacccaggcgtcccagtattcttttgtcttttaaattcccagtagtgcagttaCTGGATCAAAagttggttctatttttaactttctgaggaacctccatactattttccagagcggctgctccagtttgcattcccaccaacagaacacgagtgttcctttttctccacatcctcaccaactcttgtttcttgtattgttgattttagccactctgacaggtgtgaagtaatatcttatggtagttttgatttgcatttccctgacaatgagCAATGTTggtcatctatatgtcttctttggaaaattatctattcctgtcttctgttcatggtttttttttttttttgtattttttttgtgtgtttttttccaatttatttattttcagaaaaacattattcattattttttcaccacacccatgctccatgcaagccatgccctctataatacccaccacctggtaccccaacctcccacccctccccccgccacttcaaccccctcagattgtttttcagagtccatagttctgttcatgttttaattggattatttgttttgggggagttgagtttcataagttttttgcatattttggatactaaccctttatcagatatggcATTTGGAAATATCGTATCCCATTCCATAGTTGCCTTTTAGTAtagttgattgcttcctttgtaacacagaagcttttttttttttacagtttatttattttttttcccaatttatttattttcagaaaaacagtattcattattttttcaccacacccagtgctccatgcaagccgtgccctctataatacccaccacctggtagcccaacctcccacccccccgccacttcaaacccctcagactgtttttcagagtccatagtctctcatggttcacctccccttccaatttactcaaattccctactactctctaacgccccttgtcctccatgctattggttatgctccacaaatgagtgaaaccatatgataattgactctctctgcttgactgatttcactcagcataatctcttccagtcccgtccatgttgctacaaaagttggatattcgtcctttctgatggtggcataatactccatagtgtatagaagctttttaaattttccagatCCTGGGGTAGACAGGGGATAAATTCAGGTTTGAATGTAGACAGTGAGACTGTTCACAGGCTACCCAGACAGTATTCTCTCCTGCCTATCCAAGTCTCACCTCTTTTTCCTGTTACTCCAGGCAAAGACCTCCCCCTCACTGCCCTCTTCCTGTTTGGCTGTTCATGCGAGAAGACTCCAGAGAGCAGTTAGTATCACCTGCTGCATCAACTGTAGCAAAGATGgctgagatgaaggtagagatCAATAAGAGTCAGCTCATGACAATTCAGGGTAGCTCTCTTTCTTGCCTCAGCTCTCAGATTTTGCTTCATATTCCACATTCTCCCCCATTCCTATAATTTAGGCCCTCTTGATCTTTAAGGGAGATACAGGGTCAGGGTGTTAGATTCCATTCTTtgtcaggaaataaaaaacatttgcAAGATTATcttagaaattttggaaaatacctCTGGACTTCTGCTTAAACTCTCTGAAGTGCagggaaacagaacaaacaagTCAGTTCATGCACCTCAGAGACCCACTAGTTAATTCTGAATCCTATCTGCTCTAACTTTCATCTATATGACATTTGGCAAGTTCTTAATGTCTTTGAGCCAGTTTCTACCACTGTACTGAGCAGAATTAAGATGAGCACTGAACATGTGACTAAATATGTTAGATGCATATAGTAAGGATAAGGTAAATTTTAGGTATTGTTGTGGTTGTTACTGTCATTATCAAGGCTAAGCACCATCTATCCAACTAAAATATCCTGTGATCAGAAGGGTCAGTTTTCTGTAGATCCTAAAagaactcttttttatttttttgtccttttgcaGGTAGATACTGAGTGTCTGGAGGGAAGCAACTGAATCACAGTCGTTTCTGATTTCCCAGAGCTTATTCTTGGCTTGGCACAGTGTAGGCTCCAAGAGCACCAATGATCTCTGTTCAATAATTAATGGACCCTTCTTTGGTTCTCAGAAACAGGGCATACATAGACAGCGTGGGTTCCATAAATTGGGTGGTTTGCTTCCTTCCAATGATGTTTCATAGATCTAGGTGGAAAATAAAACAGTGCTTCTTTGTATCTATGCCACAGATTTTCTCAGAGGCCTATCATTTTCCACTTAATATACTCTTCATTTCAAAATTACTGGAAATTTCCATAAAGctgaaaattaaaagagagaaaaagagaaagggaaggaaatcttACTGCACCTAACTGAGACACATTTTACCATTTCcaccctctcttttttttatttctttcttcctttctttcttttttacagagggagaggcagtggggtCCAGACTTGATCCCTCAAAcctcagatcataacctgagccaaaatcaagagttggacacttaacaaactgagtcacccaggcacctcaatttCCATGCATTCTTGAATGAATTTCCTGGGACATGATAGGATTCTACCTCTCTGATATATAATAAAAGTCATTAAACATTTCTCAGGATTGGGTTTCACCAATAAACCCACCGTTCCAGTAACAATGCAAATTCTGCTTTACAAACCATGACTGAGTATGTATTGGGTGCAAACCTCTTTAGAGGCCACATGTATCTTGATATGAATGATGTTCTCCCCATTTCTAGATGAGGATAACAGCGCAGAGAGGTTGGGATGCTGACATATATCCCATGTTTAGTCTGATTCCCATCCCAGGGCTCTGTGCACTCCACCAGTGTCGAatggttgttttcttttcaaacgTGCTTTAGTTCCAGATGAGCAAACAGAAACAGGACCAAGAATTACTTCTCTTGGGATTCTGTGAGTTCATCTGTGAATTAGGGAATTGGATAATTGGTTTACAGTGGCCTTCGCTACATGAATATTATAGATCGTAAGATTTTTCTATGAATAGTAATGCATATGCAGCCTATTTCGGAAATcagttatataaaattaatattcctTATCCAAGGTAGGTATTCTCCTGTGGATTTATCATGGAAAGATCATTGGAACACAGACTTTGGGGATCTTTCTGATTCTATACTTTGATAATAAAAGCATGAAGTTGAATTTGTCTGTACTTTCTATTAGGAAAACAAATGTAGATAATTAATAGTAAAATTGTACATATATTAATGTTTTACAATGTTATTGACTTTTATGCCTATATATTATAGAAATTCTCATTTGTGTAATACGGAGGTGGGCACAAGAATTTTATTAGGAATATTCTAAaaagggacacctaggtggctcagtcagttaagtgtccaactcttgattttggctcaggtcatgatctcagagtcctgagatggagccccacattgggctctgtgctcagtgtgaaggcagcttaaggttctctctctccctctaccttctcctgcttgtactctctttctctgtgtgtctcccagaataaatacatttttttaaaaagggaatatttgttttgaaggggtgggggtgggtggtttGGGTAACCAAGtcatgggtattagagagggcatggattgcatggagcacagggtgtggtgcaaaaacaatgaatactgttatgctgaaaagaaataaaaaatttaaaaaacaaaaaaataataactacacTCATGTAACTAGTGctttacatgtttaaaaatgttattggATGTTGgcgtgaaataatttttttttttttgccagctgGAACCtcctctgttttattattttttaatttattttttatttattttcagcataacagtattcattatttttgcaccacacccagtgctccatgcaatccatgccctctataatacccaccacctggtacccagacctccaccccctcccccttcaaaaccctcagattgtttttcagagtccatagtctctcatggttcacctccccttccaatttcccccaactcccttctcctctctaactccccatgtcctccatgctatttgttatgctccacaaataagtgaaaccatatgataattgactctctctgcttgacttatttcactcagcataatctttccagtcccgtccatgttgctacaaaagttgggtattcgtcctttctgatggaggcataatactccatagtgtatatggaccacatcttccttatctattcatccgttgaagggcatcttggttctttccacagtttggcgactgtgcccattgctgctataaacatttgggtacagatggccctttttttcatgacatctgtatctttggggtaaatacccaggagtgtaattgcagggtcatagggaagttctatttttaatttcttgaggaatctccacactgttgtccaaagaggctgcaccaacttgcattcccaccaacagtggaagagggttcccctttctccacatcctctccaacacatgttgtttcctgtcttgctaattttggccattctaactggtgtaaggtgatatctcagtgtggttttaatttgaatctccctgagggctagtgatgatgaacatcttttcatgtgtctgatagccatttgtatgtcttgattggagaatgtctgttcatatcttctgcccatttattgcatatgattttctgttttgtgtgtgttgagtttgaggagttcattatagatcctgtatatcaaccttttgtctgtactgtcatttgcaaatatcttctcccattccgtgggttgcctctttgttttgttgactatttcctttgcagtgcagaagcttttgattttgataagtcccaaaagttcatcttcgcttttgtttcctttgcctttggagacgtatcttgaaagaagttgctgtggctgatattgaagagattactgcctatgttctcctctaggaatctgatggattcctgtctcacgttgaggtcttctatccattttgagtttatctttgtgtacggtgtaagagaagggtcgagtttcattcttctacatatagctgtccagttttcccagcactatttattgaagagactgtcttttctccactgtatattttttcctgttttgtcaaagattaattgactatagagttgagggtctatatctgggttctctactctgttccactggtctatgtgtctgtttttatgtcagtaccatgctgtcttggtgatcacagctttgtagtaaagcttgaaatcaggtaacgtgatacccccagttttatttttgtttttcaacttttccttagcgattcggggtctcttctgattccatacaaatttttggattatttgctccagctctttggagaataccggtggaattttgatcggaatagcattaaaagtatagattgctataggcagtatagacattttaacaatgtttattcttctgatccaagagcatggaatggtcttccatcttgaaataattttttaaaacactactttatttatttatttaaaaatttattttcagcataactgtattcattttttttcaccacacccagtgctccatgcaatccgtgccctctataatacccaccacctggtaccccaacctcctactcccctgccatttcaaacccctcagattgtttttcagagtccatagtctctcatgattcacctccccttccaatttccctcaactcccttctcctccctaactactttacataattttctttgatttctattttactAGTAAGTTAATAATAAATCTTACCAATTTCAAAAAAGGGTAATATTGCaataagaaatttaaagataATAAAGTTCATTTTCAGGTACTATGCCACTTTTGAAGTGCTTGAAATGGATATACTTCAATGACACTTAATACACATTTTGTGGTAAGTGAGAACTCAGAAACAATATGTgtattattatagtattatataagtttttaagaaaactgTTTATGGGTGCAGAAATCAATACTAATATtatggaaatgttgaaaggaAAATGTATCTACCACATTCATGGCAGTGTTTGTCTTTGGGCAACTGAAATGCAGGGCAATGGGATCAAGCAGGGAAAGCAAGAAAACTCAGTTTTTACTGGCAACAAAAATGAGTTCTGAAGCCAAGTATAACTAGGTATTTCTATGTTTGTACATTTGTATGTTTCTCTAACATTATTTTGCTCAATGTCTTCATAGTGGGTATATATAGAAACAGGTAAATAGCTCAGTCACCAGTAAGGAAGAGTTCTAAGAAGAGTTTACATTTGAGAAACGTTGCTGAAGGTACTGTGATGTACAATGGGAAGTACGAATTGCTTGAATCAAAATAGGTGCATTTAGCTGGGTGTCTCTACAGTTGTTTTGCTTATTCAATACTCTCTTCTCTTTCGAGAGGTGTCCCACTTGCATGGAACCACGGAATCTAACAGCTTTCTCAGAGTTCCTTCTCCGGGGCCTCTCAGATGATCCAGAACTGGAGCCCATTCTCTTTGGGCTCTTCCTGTCCTTGTATCTGGTCACCATGCTTGGGAATCTGCTCATCATCCTGGTTGTCACCTCTGACTCCCACctccacacacccatgtacttcttcctctccaacctGTCCTTGGCTGATATTGGTTTCAGCACCACGACAATCCCCAAGATGCTGGTGAACATTCAAACACACAGCAAATTTATCACCTATGCAGGCTGCCCAACTCAggtgtccttttttttcctgtttgcctGTTTGGACAGTCTGCTCCTGGCTGTGATGGACTATGACCGATTTGTGGCCATTTGTCACCCCCTGAACTATTCAGTCATCATGAACCCATGCTTCTGTTGCTTGTTGGTCCTGATATCATTTTTTGGCAGCCTTTTAGACTCTCAGATTCATTGTTTGATGGTGTCCCAACTCACCTTCTGCACAAATGTGGAAATTCATCATTTCTTTTGTGATGCACCTCAACTCTTCCACCTTGCCTGCTCTGATACCTCCATCCACACCATACTAATGTATTTTATTGGTGCCCTCTTTGGTGGTGTTCCCCTCTCAGGGATCCTTTGTTCTTATACACGAATTGTTTCTTCCATTCTGAGAATCCCATCCACAGATGGGAAGTACAAAGCCTTTTCTACCTGTAGCTCCCACCTGTtggttgtttgcttgttttatggAACAGCCATTGGAGTGTACTTCAGTTCAtccatctcctcctccctcaggaAGGGTGCAGTGGTCTCGGTGGCGTATACTGTGGTCACTCCTATGCTGAACCCCTTCATCTACACTCTGAGGAACAAGGACATCAAGAGGGCACTGCAGGGGACCATCTGCAGAAGAGTCTAATATCAGCATTTGTCTTAATCTTTCTGGGTTCAGAGAACTGGAACATGCAGGGAATCAACAATATCAAGAAATTCTGAATCTGCAGCCACATGGCATATATACCCATATGGATCTCTGCTTTTTGCTTATACAACTATTTCTGTTAGCATAGCTCTGATGGAAATGTGGGATTATTTTGGACTATCCACTTAAATCATAGTTGCTGCAggattatgtgtatatatgtactcCTCTCACTTTCTTTATACATTGTCCAGGACCCTTGGTCATGAGCAGTCTTGTTTCTATTATAGGAAAATAATCATAACTCTCactctcttgtttttttcctttttaaaaagatattttacctattcatttgagagaaacatcccaagcagggggagaggcagagggagatgcaagcTCGCTGTTGAGTTGGGAGCCCATCATAGGGcttgatcgtgacctgagccaaaagcagagtaaatatctgagacacccaggtgctccatcttGTTATTTCCCTATGATTCTGCCCCCCCACTGCCATTTGTTAGGAGGATCTAAATCGTACCTTAAGGTCCAAAACATCTAATACATTTTTGTGCCTTAATGATCTTTATCAGATATtgtttaaagtaggcttcacacccaccttggagtccagcatcgggcttgaacccatgaccctgagatcaagaccgaaGCTGAGataaagaatcagatgctcaatggactagGCCTCCCAGAGCCCCATCTTGATCAGATTTCTGAGTGAATAGGATAActattggatttttttctgaAGCTGAAATGAGACACTACTAATATTGAGTTTGAATAAACAGTTATCAAGTTTCCTGGAACTTCACTAGGAAAATGGGTGTACAATTTCCAAGGAATCGATGGAAGAGAAACTACCAGAACAGAGGTGATCCTAATTTTCCTGATGATTGTCCTTTCTATTCCATCTAATTTCTCACCATTATATAACTAGACACAaagggacaaatactgtatgcttCCACTTATATAAGAGATCTGTAGTAGTCaaatacacagagacagagagtagaatggtgggaGCCAGCAGCTGCGGGAGGGAAAAGGGGCATTAGTGTTTAATGGGACAGTTTCGGTTTGGGAAATtcagaaagttctagagatggatggtaGTGATGGTTGTGAATGTCCTTACTACTACTTatctatacacttaaaatggttaaggtggtaattttatgtaatttttccacagttaaaagcaacaagaggggcgcctgtgtggctcagtgggttaaagcatctgccttcagtttgggtcacgatcccacttgggctctctgctcagatgggagcttgcttcccttcctctctctgcctgtctctctgtctacttgtaatctctgtctatcaaataaataaggtcttaacaacaacaacaacaacaaccaaccaaccaagatCTCTTGTCAGAAATA from Neovison vison isolate M4711 chromosome 6, ASM_NN_V1, whole genome shotgun sequence encodes:
- the LOC122909772 gene encoding olfactory receptor 7E24-like; translated protein: MEPRNLTAFSEFLLRGLSDDPELEPILFGLFLSLYLVTMLGNLLIILVVTSDSHLHTPMYFFLSNLSLADIGFSTTTIPKMLVNIQTHSKFITYAGCPTQVSFFFLFACLDSLLLAVMDYDRFVAICHPLNYSVIMNPCFCCLLVLISFFGSLLDSQIHCLMVSQLTFCTNVEIHHFFCDAPQLFHLACSDTSIHTILMYFIGALFGGVPLSGILCSYTRIVSSILRIPSTDGKYKAFSTCSSHLLVVCLFYGTAIGVYFSSSISSSLRKGAVVSVAYTVVTPMLNPFIYTLRNKDIKRALQGTICRRV